TAATATCCAGCATAACACACTCATTCCCTTGATCAAAGAAAAAACATGGTGAATTCTGTGGTTGTGTTAGATTGAAGTCTTGACGATTATATTCTTGTTTGATTTGGTTATATAGTATATTAAAACTTTTATGTGAATATCCAACATCATATAGTTCAACTGCTACACTTCACTTGATCATCTAAATATGCAATCCTTGTATTTGTTTTTCTTCAGTTACTTATGTAACCACATTTTGGAGAGTTGCAAAGTCAAAATCTGACATTAATGTAGTATTTGGACCATGTGGCTTAATGCATATGTGGGATACTTGGATAATATGGCTACAACTCATTTTTGAAATCCAACAGTTTCATCAGCAGAAAGTTTCCAAACTCACTTTTGAATATTATTTAGTTATACCAAAACTCGAGATTAAAATAACCTGAGTTCACACAGGATTTCCTATCAGCTTGAGATTTTGATAGTGCCACCAGAAATGCTTATCAGCTTGAGTTTGTAACAAACCATATAACAAAGTTTATGACAAAAAAGCTGTAAATAATTACTACTAAACTGTCCCACGCCTAGTACTAACATTAACCATTTGAACTGGTTACAAAAAAAAAAAAATATCTGAGACCTTTGGAAAATTGAAACAACAACAATCCCTTCTGCTATCACCGACGACGTCATAAACAAACATCAATGACATCATCATGCACATTCCGACACGGAGACGGCGAAGGAGTGAAGTAAGGAGGAGAATCACACGGCGTCAAGAACGGAGTAGGCTCCCTGGAACATTCCACCGGAATATCAACCCGTACTAGTTCACCGTCATCATCATCATCATCTTCCATTTCCAAATCATCTTCTTCTATTGTAAACAGAAGCCTCGACACTCGCCACTTGTCCACCGCCGCTACATCCTCCTCCTCCTCCGTCGCCGCAGCAACACCATTATCCTCCTCCATCCGTATAGAAACAGTTCCGGTTGGCTCAATACGAGACTGGTTCTTCTTGCAACACGTGAAGAACTGGAGCAGAACCTCTTTACTTGCCGGAGACGGCGATGGACGACAGAAGATGTAAGAGAGCTCGGCGAAGAAGATGAGGAGGAAGAGGAGTAAGACGGCGAGTAGCACCGCACCGGAGTTGGTGAGGGCATGCATACTTGTTTAAGAGTGAATAAAAATGGACTAATGTGACCGGATGGTAGTGTAGTTCAAAGCACGAGAGTTAACCGGCGTTTATAGGTTGCCGGTGGGTTAAAAGAGGTGGTGTTTGATGATGATGATTAATGATGTTGGAACTTGTGGGCAAAGGGGACAAGGAACTTTTTACAGGTAGCATGCTGCTTTTCTTTAATGTTGTTATCATTAATTGTTTTTATATATTTGGCCAAAAATTAATTAGATGTTATATCTTGGTTGCAGGTTTTTTTCAATTGTGGAATGTGTGTTTGGAATATACAGTTAGTTCACAATTTGATTTCCTTTTCCAAAGTATATACTATTACACTCTGTGCTGCCAAGTTTACATAGTTAGAACATCTCCGATGTAAAACACCATTTTTTCTCCAAAATGGAGTAAAAGTGAAAATAGAGTAAAATTGCTCCAATCCTACTCCATTTCCCACTCTATAATGGAGTGATGAACAAAACAAAAATAGATTACTCCATTTATGGAGTAAACTTCATTATGGAGATAGATATGGGGTTGGGTTGGAGCATTCTTTACTCCATAATCACTTTTACTCCATTTTAGAAAAAAAAATGGAATAGATATGGGGTTGGGTTGGAGCATTCTTTACTCCATAATCACTTTTACTCCATTTTAGAAAAAAAAATGGAATAGATATGGGGTTGGGTTGGAGCATTCTTTACTCCATAATCACTTTTACTCCATTTTAGAGAAAAAAATAGAATAGGGATGGAGATGCCCTTAGGCTACTTTCACCTTTTAAATTTTCAAAGAGGTGCATTATATGTTGTCTGAAATTTTTTGATTATCAACATTGAATGTAAATGATAATTCAAATGTTTGAAAAGGGGAAAAATAACTATAGGTATGTGATATGTGAATATCAATGTGTAGTAGGGAAATGAAAACCATGAAACTTTATTAATGGAAAATATAAGTTTTCTGGATTTGGGAGACAAAAGTGAGATTCAAACAAAGGATTGTTCAGCTTAAAAGAAAAAAAAAACACTCATGCACTCACATACAACAAAGGTTTTGGTACCTTAAAAGCTTATTCTAAATAGCTGAGAAGTACTCTTTGCTGAGCTTGGGGTCAGGTTTCATTGACTTCTCACCAGGTTTCCACCCTGCAGGGCAGACTTCATCAGGGTTCTCCTGGATGTACTGTAACGCCTGCAACACCGAGAACGCATCATGTAACCGGATGAAGGAAAGAGTGTGGTTTTGAGTAAAAAGGGTTATATTAGTATACCTGGAGGGTTCTCATTGTCTCATCAACACTTCGTCCAATACCAAGATTGTTGATGGTGGAATGTTGGATCACTCCTTCCTTGTCGATGATGAAAAGCCCCCTCAGTGCTATTCCCTGCTCTCACCACAAAAGTTCTAGTCGTTATCATCACAAACACTTTGAAAAGTTTAAAAGGATGCTAACAGTTGTTTTACCTGATCATGGATGAGCACTCCAAATGACTTTGAGATTGATTTAGTTACATCTGAGATCAGGGGATAGTTCAGATCACCGAGCCCTCCAGATTTTCTGTCTGTCTGGACCCACGCAAGGTGGGAGAACTAAGTAGACACCCAGCAAAAGAGATAAAGACAGAGTCAAGCAATGTTGTCATAAAAAGAAGGATGAGAAATGGAGTAAAAAAGTATGATACTTACCACACTATCGACTGAGACACCTAACACTTCTGTGTTCAGCTTCTCAAACTCTGCGTACCGGTCACTGAAGGCAGTAATCTCTACAAGACACAAAGACAAAAAAAAGGAGATTAGGACGCAGTGAGTGAACCTCGGATACTTAGATTAAGTAAATGCTATAACCTGTTGGGCAGACGAAAGTGAAGTCCAATGGGTAGAAAAAGAGAATCACATACTTCTTCCCAATGTACTCAGAGAGCTTAACCTGCAAACCATTAACCATTAGCTTCTCAGATTAAGTAGAAGCAGCAGATATGATTGACATTGTTTAGTCAAGATATAAATGAAAAAAAAAGGAAGGATCTTTAGAGAAGATACCTTGATGAACTCCTGATCAAACACTGCCTCTGCCTCAAAATCAGGGGCCTTGTTTCCAACCAATGGAAGATCATCCTATCACCACACGAAAGAACAAATCTTTAACACATCAATTCCTAATAAGGAGCAAGATAGCTAGAACCTAAGCGCCGCCAAAACCAGTGTTCTAAAAATCGGTCTAGTCAACAAATAAGGTCTAAACAAAACGATTTTCCAGAATATTTTAAATAAAATCGGTGTAGGCGCCCGTCTAAACAATAATTCTCTATAAGGCACCTAACCACATTGGCCAAAACTACTTAGAACACATGGAACAGCCATATCAGATATCAAGTATAGCTTAAATGTCACTTCCAATCCACAAAACTAGCAATCTTAGAACAAAATGTCAATAAAGTTCCTGACTTGAAGTGAGATCTATCTGAAAACACTGTCTCTAGACTCTCTACAGAACCTATGTAATGAACTCTGATTTTCAAGCACAGTGGAACTAGAAAGTGTCGACATTGAGATAAACTTACGGTCTGAGCCTTGACAGCGAAGCTACGGCGAGAACTGGAGCTGAGGGAAGAGCGTTGAGCAAACGCGGAGCGGAGAGAAGCGGATGAGGAAGGAGAGGATAGGGTTCGAAGGAAAGAGACTGAGGGAGAAGTAGGCGAATAAGACTTGGCTGGGAAAGCCCTCGTGGAGGAGGAGATGAGAGTAGTTGGAGAAGTGACAGACGCCATTGTGTGACTCTTCGCTGTGAGCGACGAGAAGCTTATCTGTGGTGTGTCAACGACTTTCTCTTGGTAGTGGAACTATGAGGTGGAGATAAGCCCAAAGACCACTTTACTGAAACAGTAGTTTTGATAATTGTCTTTGGGTTCTTGTCGGAAGATTGTTTAACCCAAGTAATGGACTGTGGCATTTAATGGGCCTTGTAGGAGGCGATGCAAGTTGGTCAAGCCCAAACCCAAAACAAACCGCAACAATTTCATTAATTCGAATATAAATAGGTAAATAGTGCAATAAATCTCGATAAGTGATAAATTAAGACAGTTAGATCATCTTTATCCAAGGAAACTATAAGTGTTCTTACCGTGTGGATCCCACGTAAGGCCCACTTTTTTAAAGAAACCGGTTACCAAAACTACTAAATAGTAGTCGGTCTTTAAGGGTTTCTTACACTGTTCGCGGACCCCACTGACACGTGGCGGTCCGCAATTGGTTCGTTTTTAATTTTTTTCTTTCCAAATTCGAAAAAGTAAAAAAAAAAAAAAATTAAGAAACCCTAAATGGGGTTTCTAGGATAATGATGCTCTTAGGTAAGAGGATAAAAGTTACAGACCTATAGTTGAATACACCAAACAAAATTAGTTTAGCCGGTTATAAGCGAATTGTTTCGTAAATTTATTAATTTGGAAAAAGATTACTAATCCTTTGACCATTGCGTAATATCTGCAAACTAGATTTTGGATCCGCGCGTATGTTCAAAATGATTATACGTTAAACATTCATGTTACTGATTCATAGTTTATAGAGTTTTCAAATTGGTGTATTTTGTTCAGTTTGTTTAGTATCCATTTTTAAACTACGAGGATGTATTTTTTTTTGTACAACTTTTCATTTTACTTGGTAAAGCAAATATTAGTGTAAAATATTTGAGTATTAAGTTTATATTGTGAGTGTTTATTAAATTATACTAAAAATTATGTGATTTAATGTATATTTTAAAGTTATAATTACAGATTTTTAAACAGTCGTAATAAAAATAAATGAAAAGATAAAAAAATAATATTCATTTTTTTTTCAAAATTGCTTAGTTTGTTTTAAATTTAAAGTAATTATGTGAATATAGGTCATTAATGGTTAGATATAATACATGATTTGCAAGATTATAAGCAAAATAAGAATATTGTGGTAGTTGATTGATATCGAAATTGTTACGGTGATTGCTTAGATATATGAAAAGATTTTGGAAGATAATTTCGCTTAGGAAAATAATAAATGATAATTTTCGAATTTGAATTAAACAATTTATGGTGATAATATCGATTGTTTAAGATAGTTTTGATTTTGAATTACATAATTTATAATACACTGGTTTTGATTCGGCGGACGAAAATTAAACCGATGGAATTCGGTGGTTAAGGAAAGTTATTAATAGATATATAGGAATGTATCTATTGACTCATTTGATTCATTAGACAAAGATGAACGATTGATCGTAGACAATACAATTTCATTTCATTTAGTAACGTTATAAAACGATATGAAGGAGAGTACATATTGTATTTAGATGGTTTACAAATGTTCTGGTTTAGTAATGGTATTGTAATTAAGTGTTTAGCAAATCAACCAAACGATTAAGGGTTTAGTAAATCAACCAAACGTCTGTGTTTTTAATAATGGTATACAACAATATTTACTTTAGTAGCAATTGTAATTAAATGAGTTTGTTATGCTTTGGATTAGTAACGGGTTTGTAATATCACAAACTAGTATTAGCAATAAGTAAAACAACTGTGTTTTAGGAACAGTGGCATAAAAATGTAATTTTTGTAGAAAACTCATGGCTGATTACAAAATGTATTCTTGTTTTAATAGATTAGATATTTTATCATCAAATGTAAATTGTTGGTCCATGTTCCACTATGTGAAATTTAACCGAAAAAAAAAAAAAAAAAAAAATTTACACGAAGGAAAATATTAATGGATACTTTTTTATCAACAGAAAGGTAGTGAATGATAAAAGAGGAAAGAGAGAGAAGAATTCACCCAAAAATGGTATTTATGTCACCATTTTATTTATTTATCTGACGAAAGATTTTAAAAACTGATTGAAGGTGGAATTAAATTCGTATTTATCATTCTTACGTAACGCTCGTTATCCTCAACTGCCTCAATTACTATTGCATTTATACTTTATTTTAATGATTTCATCACTTTAAATCTATTAACTACCCATCTTCAATTGTAACTAACTTTCCACCTCAGTTACAAAAAAAAAAAAAAAAAAAACCAACTTTCCACCCCTTAGCGTTTGCATTATAAAACGGGCAAAATTAAATATTTTCTAGAAATTACCAATTAAGTTTTCATTATTTTATTTTTGCCATTTTCAGATCTGACAAATTAAACCCACAGTATTTCTTTCTCTTTCGCTGAGACTTCACTTTCAGAAAAAAAAATCTCCTTATATACTACATCTATTCCTAAATATAAGATATTTAGGAAAAAACACACATATTAAGAAATTTATTTTTTTTTCTAAAAAATATCAATAAAATTATAAAATAATTGTATTCAACCAATTACAAAATAGATTATTAAATATGATTGGTTACACAGTTTTTAATAAAGTAAAAGTTACCTAGAAAATTGAAAACATCTTAAATATTAGAATATCAAATTTTTTTGGAACATCTTGCATTTAGGAATAGAGAGAGTATTTCTTTATTTATTTATTTTTGTAGGAACCAAAATTCAGCTTTTGGATTTATCATTAGCTACAAACTAACGTCTAAAAGTTTGTTAGTATATTGGTTCTTCAAAGTTGCTAATTAACATGATCGCGATACATGACAATTATATATTTAAGATTGTGACATGTGTGAATCTATCTCATAATTAAAATATATATATCAAGATATTAACAAAAATGAATTTTATTAAAAAGTAATTATAAATATTATTTAATAGTAATTTTTATTTTTTAAAATTCTAATAAAAAATAATTGCAAAAGATTATTTGATAATATTGTGACATGTATTTGTCTGTATAAAAGACAAAATATAAAAAAAAATTAACCATAATTTTTTCTATTAAAACTAAAATAGCTGTATAAAAATATAAAAGAAAAAATAATTATCAAATAATTAGTTTCCCATTTAAAAAAATAAATAAAATAAAAATATAAAATTAATCTTATTTTTCTTAATTAACTAACTTTACTTTTTAATAATTTTATGTTAAAAAAAATATAAACCAAAATTAACTTCAAATATTTAAATTGATATGATTGTAACATGTGTCAACTAAAAAAAAATTAGATTGTGAATGATAAAAAAAAAATGATAAACATGACCAGGGAAAATTGTAAAATTTTATTTAATAGTAATTTTGCCTTAAAAATGATAAACATGATAGTAAAATTATTTAATTAACAAGAAAAATTGAAAAAATATCAATGATATTTAAAAAAAGAATTTGGAAACTTTTTTTAAAAAATTATATTAAATGGAAATAATTATTTAATAGAAATTTTATTTTTCTAAATCATAGAAAAAATATAATTGTAAAAGATTATATAATATTAATTTCTTTTTCTAATATCCTAAAAACTGTAAAAGAATACTTGATAGTTGCTTTTGTTTTTTATTAAAAAATCCTAAACAAAAGAAATTTGTATCATATTTTAAGTCCTAACCAAAAAAAAATTGTAAAAATTTATTTGATATTATTTTTAAGAGAGTATTGGATGATGAACATGATATTAAAAATTATTTAATTAATAAAAAAATATAAAATTACTATTAATACGAATTTTAAAATTATATATTAATAACTAAAAATAATTATTTGATAGCAATTTTTTTCTGAAATTCTAAAGAAAAGATAATCGTAATAGGTTATATGACAGTAATTCTCCTTTTATAAAATCTTAAACAAAATTGTAAACGAGTATTTAATATTATTTTTTTTATTTTTTATTGTAAATAAAAAGAGATTTATAAAATAGAATGTTTTTCTTTGTTAAAAAATCCTAGCAAAATAAAACTTTAAAGACTTATTTAATAAACCATTAAATTAGTACATAAAAACATGTATAATGTTATCTTTGACTCGATTGGTGTATTTGACTTTCATTTATTTTTACTTTTCATTCAATTTCTTATTTCAGGTTGTGTTCAGTTTAAACGTTTAGGTATAGTATTTTCTCTAATCCTGTGTACAAAGCTTATAACAATTCATCTATGCACCATGATTATAAAATACAAATATTAACTTGAACTTATATATGAAAACGAGTTTTAATTATAAAATAAATCTCAATAAACATATGCAAAAAAACAATCATAAAACTATAATAAAATGATTTATTCTTTTATGATTTTTATTAAATTAAAACATCAAACAAAACCCGTTGCAACGCAACGGCTCATATCTTGTTTCTTATAAAAAGCATGTAATAGATGCCTCTGACCAAAACAAACAAAAAACGAGGAAATATGCAGGGTTTCCAAATCCAAGCTTTCTTTATTTATAGTTTAGATTGTTTGATAGTTACGTTTTTGAAATTACATATTAGGTACTTTATGAGTTTGGGGAATAAAATATTTCGTACCCAAACCCAAAGAATAATATAGGATTTTCTTTGGTAGTAGAAATACCATAGACAATAATTTTGTTTCATCTCTAACCACATGGTCCACATCATAGCAACTGGTGATATGCTACGTGAAAGGGGAGTGCTGAGGTGGCTAACCCTTAATTGAGTTGATTAAAGAGAAGCAGAACATCAAGAGTACATAAGTCGACCAAATCACTGGTTATAGTATAAATACTAGAAGTGATTCTCTTGAGAGGATCATCCATGTTACTTTGGTGTATGTGGGATAGTGTTGTGACTATACGAGAGAGAGGGTTACCGGTAATTCACATACCCTTTTACTGAATCCAAGGAACTTTCAGACATGTTCGAGAAATTCCATTACGGAGAAGCTGAATTATAAGAGTCTCGGAATAAATACATATGGAGAAAAAAACAACAACACATATTTTATCATACTGAGCCATAGCAATAGCATCATTTGTTCTACAAAATTCATATTTTTAATCTAAAAGCAAATTTAGTGCTATTCGCGCTCCACTTCAAGTTTGGTCTAAACGTGGAGCGTGATTAGCACTACTCTTAAGACAAATCAACTACTAGAAGAAGCAAAAGAAATGACAGATCAACAAATGCGGTTGGATCAGTCTATAGGCTGTTGAAATATTTCGGTTATTTTTAAAAAGGGGTTGGTTTAAGCAACTCAGTTCCACCAGGTCTTCTTGCGTTTAGTGGTGGCGGCGGGGGCGGTTGTAGCCGCGGAGGCGTTTTGCTGGAGGAAATCGAGTAGGACGGTGCTTTTGCATTTTGGGCACTTTGGGTCATCTTGAGAGAGCATAACGTACATAAGGCAACGAGGGCAGCCGACAAGAACCATTGAAGTTGTTGTCTCCATCTCCTCCTGCATCGTTTCAGAGGAAACGCATGAGTTCGGTGAAGTTGTGTTGGAACGACTTGGAGATCGAACCAGATTCATCTGGTTACCTTGAGAAGAAGGTAGCGAAAGATTCAGCTTCAGCTCCAGCTTAGGCCCGTTCCTGTTCCTCCTGCTCATCGATCCTCTCTTTGGGAGTTGAGAAAGAGGTTTTGGTTTTATTGAGATGTCTTTGATGGTTCTCGCCAGTGCATTTTATAAAACAAAACACACATAGAGCTGCTCAGAGAGAGAGAGAAAGAATTTTTAAAAATTCATTAAGGCTCAATTTAGTGGGAAGTTACTCATTTAATTACGATACATGAAATATATATAGATCATATTTTCATATACTATGATAGCGAGAAGTACCAGTCGTGACTCGTGAACTACTAACAGTGGTTTTTGCTTAACCGGCTGAATAAAAACATTTTTTTTCTTTTAAAATGGCAATGCTGACAGATCGTTATATAACGTACATGTAAAGGTGTCTTAATCGGAGCAGGAAGAGAATTAAATGTACATTAATGTTAATCACAAGTACAAAACCTTACAAAAGAAACTTTCATAATACTAGTAAGGTAATAAAATGGCTACATGAAAGTTAATTGTGATGACTACAATATCACGAAGCTTCCCATGTGAAGTTATTTAATGAATTTTTGGAAGAGTTATAGTATTGTTAAAACAAATTTATTTTTTATCTATTAAAAACACGGAAGTAATATCTTCCGAACTACTTGAATAATAAAAGCTGGGCTGTCTTACCATTAATTTCATTCAATTGAAACTATGACAATGCTTGGCTGGATTTACAATTAATGTTAACCGATAAGTATGAATATATAACCAATTGAATTTGGTATCTTATGTTAAAATAGATACAGTATAGATATGTGATATTATTTCATTGTTGATTATGGTGAACTATACGTTTACATTGAATATGTGTTTCTAAAACAGAGAAAGTATTACACCCGATAAGTATGAATATATAACCAATTGAATATGTGTTTCTAAAACAGAGAAAGTATTATTTCATTGTTGATTATGGTGAACTATGCGTTTACATTTTGCCAATTAGTTAAATGGATATTAATGATTCAGCTTCGTTGTCTAAACTCCATTATAGATACGTGTATCTTTAGACTTAATTATAGCGTTCGTGTAAACGTCATGGGCAGGGTAACAAACGATTAGATGACTTTAGACATTTTCGATTAATTATTCTTTGAGTCACAATTCAAAAGCGAAAAAATGAAATTGAATGTTTCTAAAATCGGGTAGAGAAATTTAATTACCTGTTGCAAGTGCTTAAATAAAAGTTGTATCCGTTTAGTTGGAAAAAGATGCCATGTTGGAAATATGTACCGGGTTTGAGTAATATATAAAGGGTTAGAGTTATTCCACTAATCGTTAATTGGTTTTAAGTCACAAGTCCATGAAACTTGTCATGGTATCAGAGCGGGTCAAACACCCTGACCCAATAATCCGGTCTGGACAGTGGTTCAATCATCTCATTAGTTGATGGCCCATAAAAAGTTCAGTTGCCGAGATTGTTAGAAAATAAAAGCATTATCTCGGAGGGGTATGATGGATTCTGCGAGATTAATGGTTATACACACCATTATCTCGAGGGAGGGTGTTGGAGAGAAGATCCCACATTGGAAATATGTAAGAGACTTGAGTAATATATAAATCATTTGGGCCACTCCACTTACTGCCAATTGGTTTTAAGTTGGAAGCCTATAAAACTTGTCATAATATCAAAGCGGGTCCAAAACTCAGACCCATTAATCCGTCCCGGATAGTGGCCCGATCATCCCACGAATTGCCCAAAAAAAGCTCAATTCTTTTGAGATTGCTAGAAAAATAAAGCATTGTCTCGGAGGCGATATGATGAGTTTTG
This sequence is a window from Brassica oleracea var. oleracea cultivar TO1000 chromosome C1, BOL, whole genome shotgun sequence. Protein-coding genes within it:
- the LOC106299732 gene encoding uncharacterized protein LOC106299732 yields the protein MHALTNSGAVLLAVLLLFLLIFFAELSYIFCRPSPSPASKEVLLQFFTCCKKNQSRIEPTGTVSIRMEEDNGVAAATEEEEDVAAVDKWRVSRLLFTIEEDDLEMEDDDDDDGELVRVDIPVECSREPTPFLTPCDSPPYFTPSPSPCRNVHDDVIDVCL
- the LOC106322615 gene encoding 2-Cys peroxiredoxin BAS1, chloroplastic, producing the protein MASVTSPTTLISSSTRAFPAKSYSPTSPSVSFLRTLSSPSSSASLRSAFAQRSSLSSSSRRSFAVKAQTDDLPLVGNKAPDFEAEAVFDQEFIKVKLSEYIGKKYVILFFYPLDFTFVCPTEITAFSDRYAEFEKLNTEVLGVSVDSVFSHLAWVQTDRKSGGLGDLNYPLISDVTKSISKSFGVLIHDQGIALRGLFIIDKEGVIQHSTINNLGIGRSVDETMRTLQALQYIQENPDEVCPAGWKPGEKSMKPDPKLSKEYFSAI
- the LOC106295236 gene encoding uncharacterized protein LOC106295236; amino-acid sequence: MSRRNRNGPKLELKLNLSLPSSQGNQMNLVRSPSRSNTTSPNSCVSSETMQEEMETTTSMVLVGCPRCLMYVMLSQDDPKCPKCKSTVLLDFLQQNASAATTAPAATTKRKKTWWN